The genomic DNA GTAACCCCAGCGGCCTTCAATCCCCACCTCTTCGGCCACGGTGATTTCCACATGGTCGATGGTACGGTTGTCCCAGTTATTCACAAACAGGGAGTTGGCAAAACGCAGCGCCAGCAGGTTCAGTACCGTCTCTTTACCAAGATAGTGGTCGATGCGGTAGACCTGGCACTCTTCGAAGTACTCGCCGACCTGGTCGTTAATTTCGCGGGAGGTTGAAAGAGAGGTCCCCAGCGGTTTCTCCATCACCACGCGTGCCGGTTTAGCGTTCAGCTTCGCTTCGCCCAGGCCTTTGCAGATTGCACCGAAAGTGCTTGGCGGCATGGCGAAGTAGTTAATGGTGACACGGTTTTTCTGATCCAGCATCGCGCCTAAACGGTTAAACGCGCTGACGTCGTTCACGTCCAGGTTACAGAAATCAAGACGTCCGCTGAGGGTATCCCACAAACTTTCATCAATCTTTTCCTTCATGAAAGTTTCGAGCGCCTCGCGTACGACCTTGGTATAAGCTTCCTTGTCCCAGTCGGCGCGCCCAACGCCCAGGATACGCGTATCCGGATGAATTTGGCCCGCTTTCTCCAGTTGATACAGGGAAGGCAGCAATTTCCGGCGTGCAAGATCGCCTTTCGCGCCGAAAATGACCAGGTCACATGCCTGGGCTGTTTGCGTTACCGCCATGTCATTCTCCTCAGTTGGATCACCTGGTACTTCTGCCAGGTATCGTTGTAATTTTATTACGTTGCACTGTACTGCTTTTACGTCATTCCCGAAACCATTAGCGCTTAACCTCGCGTGCGATACCGCGATTTTTTCGCCGTCAGACGCGTGTGGTGGCGGAATCACGCAAAAAGCGTTGATTCTTTGAACTACAGGGTCATAACAAAACCCGACACCGATCAAGTAATGAAAAAAAACAACAACATTATCTTGTCGACTGTTACCCTTTATGGAAGCCACAGGGGTAATATCGGCTAAATCGAATCATGATTTCATGAATTAATGAAATCGTTTCCACCCATGAGCGCCCTGTTAACAATGAACATGCTGGAAAAAATCCAGTTCCAACTGGAACACCTTAGCAAATCCGAGCGAAAAGTGGCCGAAGTCATTCTTGCCGCTCCTGCTCAGGCGATTCATTCAAGCATCGCCGCTCTGGCGCAGGAGGCAGGCGTCAGCGAACCGACGGTTAACCGCTTCTGCCGTAGCCTTGAAACGCGCGGCTTTCCTGATTTTAAACTGCATCTTGCACAAAGTCTGGCAAACGGCACGCCTTATGTTAATCGCAATGTGGATGAAGACGACAGTGTTGATGCCTATACGGCGAAAATATTTGAGTCGGCCATGGCTACGCTGGACCACGTTCGCCAGTCCCTCGATATGAATTCCGTGAACCGCGCGGTGGATTTACTGACCCAGGCCAAGCGCATTGCGTTCTTTGGCCTCGGCTCGTCGGCGGCCGTGGCGCATGACGCCATGAATAAGTTCTTCCGCTTTAACGTCCCGGTCATTTATTCCGATGACATTGTCCTGCAACGCATGAGCTGTATGAATTGCAGTGAAGATGATGTCGTGGTACTCATTTCGCACACCGGGCGCACCAAAAGCCAGGTGGAGCTGGCGCAACTGGCGCGTGAAAACGATGCCATGGTTATTGCCCTCACGACGGCGGGCACGCCGCTGGCAAGAGAAGCGACGCTCGCCATCACCCTTGACGTCCCGGAAGACACCGACATGTATATGCCGATGGTCTCCCGTCTGGCGCAGCTCACGGTGATTGACGTGCTGGCAACCGGTTTCACCCTGCGCCGTGGCGCAAAATTCAGAGATAACTTGAAGCGTGTCAAGGAAGCGCTTAAGGAATCGCGTTTTGATAAAGAATTGCTTATGAAAAGCGATGTTCCCTAAATAGTTTAATAACTACGATGTAACGATTTACGGCATTCGGTCCTCTCTCTGTTGCCTTGCAGCAGATGAAGGCCGATTTAATGTTCACGCAACACCAAAGTTGTTTCAGTCAACGGAGTATTACATGTCCAGAAGGCTTCGCAGAACCAAGATCGTAACCACCTTAGGCCCGGCCACTGACCGCGATAACAATCTCGAGAAAATTATCGCCGCGGGTGCCAACGTGGTGCGTATGAACTTCTCTCACGGTACGCCAGAAGACCATAAATTACGTGCCGACAAAGTGCGTGAAATTGCGGCCAAACTTGGCCGTCATGTTGCTATCCTCGGGGACCTGCAGGGTCCAAAAATTCGTGTTTCAACCTTCAAAGAAGGTAAAGTCTTCCTCAATATCGGTGATAAATTCCTGCTCGATGCCAACCTGGGTAAAGGCGAAGGCGATAAAGAAAAAGTTGGGATCGACTATAAAGGTCTGCCGGCTGACGTTGTGCCTGGCGATATCCTGCTGCTCGACGACGGTCGCGTTCAGCTGAAAGTGCTGGAAGTTCAGGGGATGAAGGTTTTCACCGAAGTCACCGTCGGCGGCCCGCTCTCAAACAACAAAGGCATTAACAAACTTGGCGGTGGTCTCTCAGCCGAAGCGCTGACCGATAAAGACAAAGCGGATATCGTGACCGCTGCGCTGATTGGCGTTGACTATCTGGCCGTCTCCTTCCCGCGCTGTGGCGAAGACCTGAACTACGCGCGCCGTCTGGCACGTGATGCGGGCTGTGATGCCAAAATCGTTGCTAAAGTGGAACGTGCGGAAGCCGTTTGCGATCAGGACGCGATGGATGACGTGATTCTGGCGTCTGACGTGGTGATGGTTGCCCGTGGCGATCTGGGCGTGGAAATTGGCGACCCTGAGCTGGTGGGGATCCAGAAAGCACTGATCCGCCGTGCACGTCAGCTTAACCGCGCCGTGATCACCGCAACCCAGATGATGGAATCCATGATCACCAACCCAATGCCGACCCGTGCAGAGGTGATGGACGTGGCTAACGCCGTGCTGGACGGTACCGATGCCGTAATGCTTTCTGCAGAAACCGCAGCCGGCCAGTACCCTGCTGAAACCGTAGCCGCGATGGCACGCGTTTGCCTGGGTGCTGAAAAGATCCCAAGCATCAACGTCTCTAAACACCGTCTGGACGTGCAGTTCGACAACGTGGAAGAAGCGATTGCGATGTCTGCCATGTACGCCGCTAACCACCTGAAAGGCGTAACGGCGATTATCACCATGACCGAATCTGGCCGTACCGCGCTGATGACCTCCCGTATCAGCTCCGGTCTGCCCATCTTCGCCATGTCTCGCCACGAGCGTACGCTGAACCTGACGGCGCTGTATCGCGGTGTCACGCCGGTTCACTTCGACAGCACCAACGACGGTGTCGCGGCTGCCCACGACGCCGTGAACCTGCTGCGCGACAAAGGCTATCTGGTCTCCGGTGATATCGTGATTGTGACTCAGGGTGACGTGATGAGCACCATCGGCTCGACCAATACCACTCGCGTATTGACCGTCGAGTAAGCACGTCCCTGTTAAAAAGCCCGCTCTTTTCGGAGCGGGCTTTTTTTATTTCTGCTTATTTCTTCGGGAAAAGTTCTTTGCGTTTGTACGGCTCTGTTTCACCGGGCTTACGCGTTTTGAGCAACTTCAGTATCCACGTGTATTGCTCAGCATGCGGTCCCACCAGAATCTCGACCTCTTCGTTCATTCGGCGCGCAATGGTGTGATCGTCCGCCGTCAGTAAATCATCCATCGGTGGACGCACTTCAATGCTCAGGCGATGGGTTTTCCCGTCGTATACCGGAAACAGCGGAATGACGCGCGCACGGCAGACTTTCATCAGGCGGCCAATCGCCGGCAACGTGGCTTTATACGTCGCGAAGAAATCCACAAACTCACTGTGCTCGGGGCCGTGGTCCTGATCCGGCAGATAGTAACCCCAGTAGCCCTGACGCACGGACTGTATAAACGGTTTGATGCCATCATTACGCGCATGCAGACGGCCACCAAAACGGCGACGCACGGTGTTCCAGACGTAATCAAAGATCTTATTGCCCTGGTTATGGAACATTGCCGCCATTTTCTGCCCCTGTGACGCCATCAGCATCGCAGGAATATCCACGCCCCAGCCGTGAGGAACGAGGAAGATCACCTTCTCGTTGTTGCGGCGCATTTCTTCGATGATTTCCAGCCCTTTCCAGTCAACACGCGTCTGAACTTTCTCCGGCCCTTTGAGCGCCAGTTCGGCCATCATTGCCATGGCCTGAGGCGCGGTCGTATACATGTCGTCAATCAGCGCTTCGCGCTCGGCGTCACTCTTCTCCGGGAAACAGTACAGGAGGTTAATCTGCGCACGGCGACGGGCACTTTTACCAAACCGGCCCGCCAGGCGGCCTATTTTTCCCAGTACCGGATCGCGAACCGAGGCAGGTAACATCGCAATCCCCGCAAATGCGTAAACGCCAAGCCAGGCACTCCAGTTGCGCGGGTGGCGAAAAGATTTTTCAAACTCAGGAATGTACTCAATATTGTTTTTTTGGGTTTCCATGCTGGTTCCAGGGTCTGGTGACGCAAAATTTCATTCAGATAGTGTAGCGAGGCAGCCGCTCGCGCACAAAACAAAAAGCCGGCACATACTGAGGCCGGCTTTTTCACTAAACAGAGGGCTTAATCAAAGCGCAGCTGCGGAATCACCTCTTTCACCTGCGCCAGGTAATCGGAACGATCTTTACCTGTCAGGCCTTCGGTACGCGGCAGTTTCGCCGTAAGCGGGTTCACTGCCTGTTGGTTAATCCACACCTCATAGTGCAAATGCGGCCCGGTAGAGCGCCCTGTATTCCCGGAGAGCGCGATACGGTCGCCACGTTTCACTTTCTGGCCCGGCTTAACCAGCAGCTTACGCAGGTGCATATAGCGGGTGGTGTAGGTACGACCATGACGCACCGCGACATAATACCCGGCCGCACCGCTGCGTTTTGCAATCACCACTTCGCCATCACCCACAGCCAGCACAGGTGTCCCCTGCGGCATGGCAAAGTCAACGCCACGGTGCGGCGCAACGCGCCCGGTGACCGGGTTCAAACGGCGCGGGTTAAAGTTGGATGAGACACGGAATTGTTTAGCCGTCGGGAAGCGCAGGAAGCCCTTCGCAAGCCCGGTACCGCTGCGGTCGTAGAACTTACCGTCTTCGGCACGAATGGCGTAGTAATCTTTGCCATCAGAGCGCAGACGCACGCCCACCAGTTGGCTCTGCTCACGCTTGCCGTCAAGCATTTCACGGGACATGAGAACGGAGAATTCATCGCCTTTCTTCAGTTTGCGGAAGTCCATTTGCCACTGCATGGCTTTAATTACCGAGCTGATTTCGGCGCTGGTCAGCCCCGCATCGCGCGCGCTGGAGACGAAGCTTGCGCCTACGGTCCCTTTCATCACGCTGTTCACCCAGTCGCCTTTCTGCATTTCACTGGTCATTTTGAAACCGTTTGCAGTGCGATCGTAGGTGCGGGTTTCGCGACGGGACATTTCCCAGGTCAGGCGTTGCAGATCGCCATCAGCGGTTAACGTCCAGGAGAGCTGTTGACCAATTTTCAGATTACGAAGATCTTTATCAGCCGCCGCCAGCTGGCTGATGTTTCCCATGTCGATACCGTACTGGTTCAGAACGCTGCTTAACGTATCACCCGTCGAAACGACATATTCGTGGATCCCCGCTTCATTCTCGGTTTTATCGTCCAGCTCATCCTGCGGGATGGCTTCATCTTCCTGAGCCGCCTGGTCGATAGGTTCACTGGCCTCAGGGAGGAGAGAGCGGATCTCGCTCTTCTCAAGCTCGATGGTTTTGATGATTGGGGCAGAACTCGGATGGTAAACATAGGGCCGCCAGACGGCGACCGCTAACGTGAGAACTGTAAGAGACCCCAGCATAACGCGATGGGGTCGAGGCAGATTGTTAAATGCCAGGGCGACAGAGCGGGCTATCTGTTGCACGTATTCACTTCCTCGTTAATCTCCTTTCAGGCAGCTCGCATACTGGTTCGCCAGTTGGCTGAGAAACTGCGAATAGCTCGCTTTGCTCAACTGGATATTCGTTCCTAGCGGGTCAAGGGTTCCCATGCGCACGGATGTTCCCCTGGCCACGGCTTCTACGACCGCTGGCCTGAACTGTGGCTCAGCAAAAACGCATGTCGCTTTCTGCTCAACCAACTGTGTTCTGATTTCATGTAAACGCTGCGCACCAGGTTGAATTTCAGGGTTGACGGTAAAGTGCCCCAGCGGGGTCAGGCCGTAGTGTTTCTCGTAATAGCCATAGGCGTCATGAAAAACGAAATACCCTTTTCCTTTCAACGGTGCGAGCTCATTACCCACCTGCTTATCAGTTGCGGCTAATTGTGCCTCAAAATCCTTCAGGTTGGCGTCTAGTTTGGCTCGACTTTGCGGCATAAGTTCCACTAATTTGTCATGGATTGCAACCGCCGAAAGCCGCGCTATCTCTGGGGATAGCCAAAGGTGCATGTTGTACTCGCCGTGATGGTGATCCCCATCACCTTTTTCGCCGTCGGCGTGTCCGGCATCATGTTCATCACCGTCGTCATCAGCCCCTTTCATGAGCAACGGTTTCACGCCCGGGAGTTCGGCAATGGCGACCTGTTTTTCGCCCGGCACCTGTTTTGCCGACTTCTGCATAAACGCTTCCATCTCTGGACCAATCCAGACAACTAAGTCCGCGTTTTGTAAGCGTTTTACATCAGATGGACGCAGGGAATAATCATGCTCGGAAGCCCCATCAGGGAGCAGAACCTGGGTGTCAGTAACCCCATCTGCAATCGCGGAAGCAATGAAACCGAGCGGTTTAAGCGAAGCGACAACAGCAGCGTTAACATCTTGTGCTGTTGAACCCCAAAGGGCAGCGGATAATGCTGCGAAAAGAAGCGTATTTTTATGTAACATAATGCGACTAATCATCGTAATGAATGCGTGGGATGTGATATTATAACATTCGTTGACTTCTGCAAGCTTAAATTGACATGACGACTTTGGTTTCTCTCGACAATATTTCGGTCTCATTTGGCCAACGCCGCGTCCTCTCTGACGTGTCGCTGGATCTGAAACCCGGCAAAATTCTGACGCTGCTCGGCCCCAATGGCGCAGGGAAATCCACCCTGGTGCGCGTGGTGCTGGGTCTGGTAACACCTGACGAAGGGGTTATCCGCCGTGAGGAAAAATTACGCATCGGCTATGTGCCGCAAAAACTCCACCTCGACGCCACACTGCCGCTGACGGTTAGCCGCTTCCTGCGTCTGCGCCCCGGGACACATAAAGCCGATATTCTTCCGGCGCTGAAACGCGTGCAGGCAGGCCATCTGATCGATGCCCCGCTGCAGAAACTGTCCGGCGGTGAAACCCAGCGCGTATTGCTTGCCCGCGCCCTGTTGAGCAGCCCACAGCTTCTGGTGCTGGATGAGCCGACGCAGGGTGTGGACGTGAATGGTCAGGTCGCACTTTACGATTTAATCGACCAGCTACGCCGCGAACTCAACTGTGCGGTGCTGATGGTTTCCCACGATCTCCATCTGGTGATGGCCAAGACCGACGAAGTGCTGTGCCTTAACCATCACATCTGCTGTTCCGGCACGCCGGAAGTGGTGTCAATGCACCCTGAATTCATCTCCATGTTCGGCCCTCGCGGCGCTGAGCAGCTGGGAATTTATCGCCATCATCACAATCACCGCCATGATTTACAGGGACGAATTGTCCTGCGCCGGGGAAATGGACACTCATGATTGAACTGTTACTGCCCGGCTGGCTGGCCGGGATTATGCTTGCTTGCGCCGCGGGCCCGCTGGGCTCGTTTGTGGTGTGGCGCAGAATGTCCTATTTTGGCGATACGCTGGCACACGCATCTCTGCTGGGCGTTGCCTTTGGCCTGTTACTGGACGTGAATCCCTTCTACGCGGTGATTGTGGTCACGCTGCTGCTGGCCGCAGGGCTGGTATGGCTGGAAAAGCGCCCTCACCTCGCCATCGATACGCTGCTTGGTATTATGGCCCACAGCGCCCTGTCGCTGGGTCTGGTGGTCGTGAGCCTGATGTCGAACATTCGTGTTGATCTGATGGCCTACCTGTTCGGTGACCTGCTGGCCGTGACGCCTGAAGATCTGATCTCCATCGCCGGTGGTGTGGTGGTCGTGCTGGGTATTCTGCTCTGGCAGTGGCGTAATTTGCTGGCGATGACCGTCAGCCCGGATCTGGCGTTTGTCGACGGCGTGAAGCTGCAGCGCGTGAAGCTGTTGCTGATGCTGGTGACGGCGTTAACGATTGGTGTGGCGATGAAATTCGTCGGCGCGCTGATCATCACTTCCCTGCTGATTATCCCCGCGGCCACTGCGCGTCGTTTTGCCCGTACGCCGGAGCAAATGGCCGGTATCGCGGTTATCATCGGGATGATTGCGGTAACGGGAGGGTTAACCTTCTCGGCGTTCTACGATACCCCAGCCGGCCCGTCTGTGGTGCTGTGTGCGGCGCTGCTGTTTATCTTCAGTATGATGAAGAAGCCTGCAAGCTGATCGCCTCTCCCCTCTCCCACCCGGGAGAGGGGACCTCTGCTACGGCATCGCTGGCGGGGTAATACCAAAATGGTTCCACGCCCGCACCGTTGCCATACGACCGCGCGGGGTACGTTGCAAGAAACCCTGCTGGATTAGATACGGCTCAAGCACATCTTCAATTGTCTCGCGCTCTTCACCAATCGCTGCCGCCAGGTTATCCAGTCCGACCGGACCGCCAAAGAACTTATCCAGTACCGCCAGCAACAGCTTACGGTCCATGTAGTCAAAGCCTTCGGCATCCACATTCAGCATATCCAGCGCCTGCGCTGCAATCTCAGCCG from Enterobacter ludwigii includes the following:
- a CDS encoding MurR/RpiR family transcriptional regulator; this encodes MNMLEKIQFQLEHLSKSERKVAEVILAAPAQAIHSSIAALAQEAGVSEPTVNRFCRSLETRGFPDFKLHLAQSLANGTPYVNRNVDEDDSVDAYTAKIFESAMATLDHVRQSLDMNSVNRAVDLLTQAKRIAFFGLGSSAAVAHDAMNKFFRFNVPVIYSDDIVLQRMSCMNCSEDDVVVLISHTGRTKSQVELAQLARENDAMVIALTTAGTPLAREATLAITLDVPEDTDMYMPMVSRLAQLTVIDVLATGFTLRRGAKFRDNLKRVKEALKESRFDKELLMKSDVP
- the pyk gene encoding pyruvate kinase, which encodes MSRRLRRTKIVTTLGPATDRDNNLEKIIAAGANVVRMNFSHGTPEDHKLRADKVREIAAKLGRHVAILGDLQGPKIRVSTFKEGKVFLNIGDKFLLDANLGKGEGDKEKVGIDYKGLPADVVPGDILLLDDGRVQLKVLEVQGMKVFTEVTVGGPLSNNKGINKLGGGLSAEALTDKDKADIVTAALIGVDYLAVSFPRCGEDLNYARRLARDAGCDAKIVAKVERAEAVCDQDAMDDVILASDVVMVARGDLGVEIGDPELVGIQKALIRRARQLNRAVITATQMMESMITNPMPTRAEVMDVANAVLDGTDAVMLSAETAAGQYPAETVAAMARVCLGAEKIPSINVSKHRLDVQFDNVEEAIAMSAMYAANHLKGVTAIITMTESGRTALMTSRISSGLPIFAMSRHERTLNLTALYRGVTPVHFDSTNDGVAAAHDAVNLLRDKGYLVSGDIVIVTQGDVMSTIGSTNTTRVLTVE
- the lpxM gene encoding lauroyl-Kdo(2)-lipid IV(A) myristoyltransferase (LpxM is lauroyl-Kdo(2)-lipid IV(A) myristoyltransferase, an enzyme characterized in Escherichia coli and involved in biosynthesis of the form of lipid A found in that species and some closely related species.); translation: METQKNNIEYIPEFEKSFRHPRNWSAWLGVYAFAGIAMLPASVRDPVLGKIGRLAGRFGKSARRRAQINLLYCFPEKSDAEREALIDDMYTTAPQAMAMMAELALKGPEKVQTRVDWKGLEIIEEMRRNNEKVIFLVPHGWGVDIPAMLMASQGQKMAAMFHNQGNKIFDYVWNTVRRRFGGRLHARNDGIKPFIQSVRQGYWGYYLPDQDHGPEHSEFVDFFATYKATLPAIGRLMKVCRARVIPLFPVYDGKTHRLSIEVRPPMDDLLTADDHTIARRMNEEVEILVGPHAEQYTWILKLLKTRKPGETEPYKRKELFPKK
- the mepM gene encoding murein DD-endopeptidase MepM; protein product: MQQIARSVALAFNNLPRPHRVMLGSLTVLTLAVAVWRPYVYHPSSAPIIKTIELEKSEIRSLLPEASEPIDQAAQEDEAIPQDELDDKTENEAGIHEYVVSTGDTLSSVLNQYGIDMGNISQLAAADKDLRNLKIGQQLSWTLTADGDLQRLTWEMSRRETRTYDRTANGFKMTSEMQKGDWVNSVMKGTVGASFVSSARDAGLTSAEISSVIKAMQWQMDFRKLKKGDEFSVLMSREMLDGKREQSQLVGVRLRSDGKDYYAIRAEDGKFYDRSGTGLAKGFLRFPTAKQFRVSSNFNPRRLNPVTGRVAPHRGVDFAMPQGTPVLAVGDGEVVIAKRSGAAGYYVAVRHGRTYTTRYMHLRKLLVKPGQKVKRGDRIALSGNTGRSTGPHLHYEVWINQQAVNPLTAKLPRTEGLTGKDRSDYLAQVKEVIPQLRFD
- the znuA gene encoding zinc ABC transporter substrate-binding protein ZnuA, with the translated sequence MLHKNTLLFAALSAALWGSTAQDVNAAVVASLKPLGFIASAIADGVTDTQVLLPDGASEHDYSLRPSDVKRLQNADLVVWIGPEMEAFMQKSAKQVPGEKQVAIAELPGVKPLLMKGADDDGDEHDAGHADGEKGDGDHHHGEYNMHLWLSPEIARLSAVAIHDKLVELMPQSRAKLDANLKDFEAQLAATDKQVGNELAPLKGKGYFVFHDAYGYYEKHYGLTPLGHFTVNPEIQPGAQRLHEIRTQLVEQKATCVFAEPQFRPAVVEAVARGTSVRMGTLDPLGTNIQLSKASYSQFLSQLANQYASCLKGD
- the znuC gene encoding zinc ABC transporter ATP-binding protein ZnuC, which codes for MTTLVSLDNISVSFGQRRVLSDVSLDLKPGKILTLLGPNGAGKSTLVRVVLGLVTPDEGVIRREEKLRIGYVPQKLHLDATLPLTVSRFLRLRPGTHKADILPALKRVQAGHLIDAPLQKLSGGETQRVLLARALLSSPQLLVLDEPTQGVDVNGQVALYDLIDQLRRELNCAVLMVSHDLHLVMAKTDEVLCLNHHICCSGTPEVVSMHPEFISMFGPRGAEQLGIYRHHHNHRHDLQGRIVLRRGNGHS
- the znuB gene encoding zinc ABC transporter permease subunit ZnuB — translated: MIELLLPGWLAGIMLACAAGPLGSFVVWRRMSYFGDTLAHASLLGVAFGLLLDVNPFYAVIVVTLLLAAGLVWLEKRPHLAIDTLLGIMAHSALSLGLVVVSLMSNIRVDLMAYLFGDLLAVTPEDLISIAGGVVVVLGILLWQWRNLLAMTVSPDLAFVDGVKLQRVKLLLMLVTALTIGVAMKFVGALIITSLLIIPAATARRFARTPEQMAGIAVIIGMIAVTGGLTFSAFYDTPAGPSVVLCAALLFIFSMMKKPAS